The following DNA comes from Halostagnicola kamekurae.
CGAACGATCCGTGTTCGAGGGGACGGACGCGACGCTTCGCCCGGTCGATATCGGGTCGACCGACGATCTCATCGCGGAGCTGGCCGACGTCGACGCGGTGATCGACCGGTTGCTGGCGGCCCCCTACACGGCGTCGGTCGTCGACGCGCTCGAGGCGTGTGACGTGATCGCCCGCTGTGGCATTGGCGTCGACGGAATCGATCTCGAGCGCGCCGCCCAACGTGGAATGTACGTCCTCAACGTTCCGGAGTACTGCCAGTACGAGGTATCGGAACACACGATGATGCTGTTGCTCGCGGTAGAGCGCACACTCCCAACGTACGACACGGCGATGAAAGACGGCGTGTGGGCGCGGGACGTTACGACGCCGTCGGTCCACCGACTACACGGCCAGACGATGGGACTCGTCGGGTTCGGAACGATCGGGCGACTCGTCGCGGAGAGAGCCGACGCGTTCGGGATGGAGGTCGTCGCGTTCGACCCGCACATCGACGCGACGGAGATGGAGCAAGCGGGGGTCAAAGCGGTCGAGTTCGACGAATTACTGGCGGTTTCGGACGCCGTGTCGCTGCATACGCCACTCGTCGAAGACACCGAAGGCATGCTGGACGCGGCCGCGTTCGAACGGATGAAGGAGACGGCGGTGTTGATAAACGTGGCGCGCGGCGGACTCGTGGTCGAGGACGACCTCGTTGCCGCCCTGCAGTCCGGCGATATCGCCGGTGCCGGACTCGACGTGTTCGACGAGGAACCCTCGAGTCGGGGCGATTCGAACCCGCCGTTTTCGAGTCCGCTTCGGGATCTCGAGCGGGTGATCCTCACCCCGCACGTCGCGTGGTTTTCGAGAGAGGCAAACGACGAACGCCGACGAACGGCCGCTCGAGACGTTCGACGCGTCCTCGCCGGGAAGGAGCCGGAAAACGCCGTCGTGGAACCGTCGTCGGTTCGAGAGACCTGATATCGGGTGTCGGTGGCATCGAAGCCGTACACGGCGACAGCGAGCAGGTGGGGCCCCAGACGACTCGTTCGTCGATCAGTTATCCAGAAGGTATTTTGCAGTGTGTTGCGTTGGTGTCTATCATGGGAACTGGCTACACGACCATCATGTACGACGCCGAAGCTATCGACGATGCGCTGGGCGATATCGCCGCCTGTCAGTACGATGGCGTCGAGATCGGAGTCGAGAAGATCCGTGCGAACGGTGTCGAGCCCGTCGATCGATGGCTCAAAGAGTACGACCTGGAGTTATACCTGGCGATGAGCGAGTGGATCGAATCCGAAGCGGCGGTCCAACGGATGATCGACGACATGCCGACCATCGCCGATCTCGGCGCAGAGTTCGTCGGGATACTGCCGCCACAGCGGGCTCGATACGACACCGGAACCGTCGAGGAATGGCTGTCCCGAATCACCAATGCGGCAGTCGACGCCGGGGTGCGTCCGGTCGTCCACCACCACGGTGCGACCGCTATCGAGGGACCGTCGGAGATTCGCCGCTACCTCGAGGCCATCGACGACCTGGAACTCCTGTTCGATACCGCTCACTACTACCCCTACGGGGACAACTATCCCGACGGCGACCTGACCGACGGCATCGAGCGGTTCGCAGACGACATCGCCTACGTTCACCTCAAAGACGTCGACCCGGTCAAGGACTTCGAAGCGAACCGAGACGCGCTCTCCGAGGCCGACTTCCACCTCGACAACGTCATCAACTACTTCCGGTCGTTCACCGATCTCGGGGACGGCATTCTCGAGTTCGACGCGTTCTACGAGGCGCTGACGGAGGCCGGATACGACGGACACTACACGATCGAAATCGAAAATGAGGTAGATAAACCGCTCATCCACGCCAAGGAGAACTACGACTACTGGTCGTCCGTCGAGGCGGCGAACGCTCGTTCACGCTGATAGCGACCGGACGGGATTCTCGAGTTTTGGGACGACCGTTCGAAAATCGACCGAAACGGCCGCTGACTCGAGGTCTCGAGCACTAATCCGGAGACGACTGTTCTACATCGGCCGGGCGATGACCGACATCAGGCCAGTTGCATCAGCGACGCACCGGCGACGATGACCGCGATGCCACTGAGGATTCGCGGCGAGTGAGGCACTCGTCGAACCGAGAGATACGAAATCACGACGATGACGAGCGGATAAACGTTCGAGAGCGGGACAACGGTGATGACGGTTCCGCGTTGGAGCGCACTGAACCATGCGAGCCAGTTGCCTGCAACGAAAACGCCCGCGACGGTAAACGCCACAAGCGCTAGATTGTCGCGAACGCGAACGCGCGAACGGAGATCCCCAGAACCGCCGAACGCGACGACAAACGCCGCAAGGGCCGTCGTTTGACCAACGGCGGTTCCCAATAGCGGATCGTCGACCCGATTCAATCCGATCGAAACGAGAACGAACGACGCACCGAGTATCCCCATCGCGGCGACCGGGAACAGGAGGTCTCGCCCTTCGGCTCGAGCGAATTCGCTGCGAAGGAGGTCATCCGAATCATCACCTCCCGTCCGCGAGACCTGCAATACGATACAGCCGCCGACGATACACGCCAGCCCGATCGCTGAGGTGATGGTGAACGATTCGCCGAGAACCGGCACGGCCAGCAGCGCAGCGATGGCGGGGTTAGCTCCGACAACGGCACCGGCGACTCGAGCGCCGACGCGGTCGATGCCCCGGAAGTATAACAGCCGAAACGCCGCCGGGTTTCCGAGCCCCGCGATGACGAACGGCGCGAGCCGTCTCGCAGTTACGTCGTCGAACGAGAGGCCGCGGATCGCGAGTAACCCCCAGAAAACGACGACGCTGACGAGGATGGTGACGACTGTCGCAGTT
Coding sequences within:
- a CDS encoding C-terminal binding protein, producing the protein MTQRIGDVTVGITAGSEFDLEIERSVFEGTDATLRPVDIGSTDDLIAELADVDAVIDRLLAAPYTASVVDALEACDVIARCGIGVDGIDLERAAQRGMYVLNVPEYCQYEVSEHTMMLLLAVERTLPTYDTAMKDGVWARDVTTPSVHRLHGQTMGLVGFGTIGRLVAERADAFGMEVVAFDPHIDATEMEQAGVKAVEFDELLAVSDAVSLHTPLVEDTEGMLDAAAFERMKETAVLINVARGGLVVEDDLVAALQSGDIAGAGLDVFDEEPSSRGDSNPPFSSPLRDLERVILTPHVAWFSREANDERRRTAARDVRRVLAGKEPENAVVEPSSVRET
- a CDS encoding sugar phosphate isomerase/epimerase family protein, whose product is MGTGYTTIMYDAEAIDDALGDIAACQYDGVEIGVEKIRANGVEPVDRWLKEYDLELYLAMSEWIESEAAVQRMIDDMPTIADLGAEFVGILPPQRARYDTGTVEEWLSRITNAAVDAGVRPVVHHHGATAIEGPSEIRRYLEAIDDLELLFDTAHYYPYGDNYPDGDLTDGIERFADDIAYVHLKDVDPVKDFEANRDALSEADFHLDNVINYFRSFTDLGDGILEFDAFYEALTEAGYDGHYTIEIENEVDKPLIHAKENYDYWSSVEAANARSR
- a CDS encoding DMT family transporter, producing the protein MILELSAALALLASVFSALQAVSVEYGLENGHFEERTSPTLTATVVTILVSVVVFWGLLAIRGLSFDDVTARRLAPFVIAGLGNPAAFRLLYFRGIDRVGARVAGAVVGANPAIAALLAVPVLGESFTITSAIGLACIVGGCIVLQVSRTGGDDSDDLLRSEFARAEGRDLLFPVAAMGILGASFVLVSIGLNRVDDPLLGTAVGQTTALAAFVVAFGGSGDLRSRVRVRDNLALVAFTVAGVFVAGNWLAWFSALQRGTVITVVPLSNVYPLVIVVISYLSVRRVPHSPRILSGIAVIVAGASLMQLA